One window from the genome of Pseudonocardia hierapolitana encodes:
- a CDS encoding endonuclease/exonuclease/phosphatase family protein, with translation MVDVKVGTFNVLNLARPGEQFYPDQRPYTSTEFDRKADWIAEQLRRMDADVVGFQEVFHAEALQEVCKRSGLYTGGTVVAPGADGVSGPRLGLATRLPVTEAATTVERFPAGVDVPAEGVALPVGNFSRPVLRARLRLDETREVTVFVVHLKSKRPIRAAGADEHEPREEALGKARALVRRASEAAALRFLVLDEIVGNARPAIVLGDLNDATRAVTTDIVMGDEPSRFWPRREQKPAYWDRVLYSAHEINSRLAGRDVSYTHIFNGHYENLDHVLVSQEFYDGNPQHIGEVANVRYFNDHLFDSRLSNDDRDRIVSDHAQLVAEIRLRDG, from the coding sequence ATGGTGGATGTCAAGGTGGGCACGTTCAACGTCCTGAACCTCGCGCGGCCCGGCGAGCAGTTCTACCCGGACCAGCGGCCGTACACGTCGACGGAGTTCGATCGGAAGGCCGACTGGATCGCCGAGCAGCTGCGCCGGATGGACGCCGACGTGGTCGGCTTCCAGGAGGTGTTCCACGCGGAGGCGCTGCAGGAGGTCTGCAAGCGGTCGGGGCTCTACACCGGGGGCACCGTCGTCGCGCCGGGGGCGGACGGGGTGAGCGGGCCGCGGCTCGGCCTGGCCACGCGCCTTCCCGTGACAGAGGCGGCCACCACCGTCGAGAGGTTCCCCGCAGGCGTCGACGTCCCCGCCGAGGGCGTCGCGCTGCCGGTCGGCAACTTCAGCCGGCCGGTGCTGCGGGCCCGCCTGCGCCTGGACGAGACGCGCGAGGTCACGGTGTTCGTGGTGCACCTCAAGTCGAAGCGCCCGATCCGCGCAGCGGGCGCCGACGAGCACGAGCCCCGCGAAGAGGCCCTCGGAAAGGCGAGGGCGCTCGTCCGGCGGGCGTCCGAGGCGGCGGCGCTGCGGTTCCTCGTCCTCGACGAGATCGTCGGCAACGCACGTCCCGCGATCGTCCTCGGCGACCTCAACGACGCGACCCGCGCGGTCACCACGGACATCGTGATGGGCGACGAGCCGTCCCGGTTCTGGCCCCGGCGGGAGCAGAAGCCCGCGTACTGGGACCGGGTGCTGTACTCGGCGCACGAGATCAACTCCCGGCTCGCAGGCCGCGACGTCAGCTACACGCACATCTTCAACGGCCACTACGAGAACCTCGACCACGTCCTGGTCAGCCAGGAGTTCTACGACGGCAACCCGCAGCACATCGGCGAGGTGGCGAACGTCCGCTACTTCAACGACCACCTCTTCGACAGCCGCCTGAGCAACGACGACCGGGACCGGATCGT